In Corvus moneduloides isolate bCorMon1 chromosome 3, bCorMon1.pri, whole genome shotgun sequence, one DNA window encodes the following:
- the PLAGL1 gene encoding zinc finger protein PLAGL1 isoform X2: protein MMFVRLARNQEEQTLVAYQHCGEVYFTTVKPIEPHTELKVWYAADYAKFMEASAVFIKEESDVSPLPPVAKEPIDPWICSSCGSTFATFALLESHQCIHKDRVLPTRFRPPNKLGPVKAKNKLKGKLRGASLGKSITQCFGTISCSSAAKFSCASSGSTCDALVRFIPKWRNGRSSLLKGKEVKQPDNYPCRLCGKIFDSIDKLTVHTYVHKGERPYKCSQHGCTKAFISKYKLLRHSATHSPQKSHQCGYCEKTFHRKDHLKNHLQTHDPNKMAFKCEECGKKYNTKLGYKRHLALHAATSGDLTCRVCAQEFGGTEVLLEHLKSHAGKPTGNMKEKKHKCDHCERHFYTRKDVRRHMVVHTGCKDFLCQFCAQRFGRKDHLTRHTRKTHPQELLKSRLQNGDSVGLLDQLFSYRLKEDASMLSPLPERVPVQNGIVNSSETEDYNCSHVHSQPSLQTALPLESSPHLQRMGCADSLPAVPPTPCSAAVPTNLHLHQPNKYDLSSTSFAAGSLKNLPIKVDVKGYNVHLLEDLPLPEPQSLHKISMEEASSGPVGDTNKYPVHKETEAAAETASLPFMDLTHVMGFWQLPPGDSQNTTGDITMAFGSEEPSHRLNGLGQQQGLQLATGGMAINQLHHLPRSFPSTTNSVTLPHFHHAFK, encoded by the exons CCAATTGAACCCCACACAGAATTGAAAGTATGGTATGCTGCCGATTACGCCAAATTTATGGAAGCTTCTGCAGTCTTCATTAAAGAAGAATCAGATGTGTCTCCTTTGCCTCCAGTAGCA AAAGAGCCCATAGACCCTTGGATATGCTCCAGCTGTGGAAGCACTTTTGCAACTTTTGCTCTGCTGGAATCTCACCAGTGCATCCATAAAGACCGAGTCCTTCCTACGAGGTTCAGACCACCAAATAAATTGGGAcctgtaaaagcaaaaaacaaactcaaagGGAAACTGAGAGGAGCATCATTAGGCAAAAGCATTACTCAATGCTTTGGGACCAtttcctgttcctctgctgcaaagttcagctgtgccagctcGGGAAGCACTTGTGATGCTCTCGTAAGGTTTATACCTAAATGGAGGAATGGTCGGTCTTCActgctgaagggaaaagaagtgaAGCAGCCAGATAATTATCCCTGCCGACTCTGTGGGAAGATATTTGATTCCATTGACAAGCTCACGGTCCACACTTATGTGCACAAAGGGGAGCGTCCCTACAAGTGTTCCCAGCACGGATGCACAAAAGCCTTCATTTCCAAATATAAACTGCTCAG gcATTCGGCCACTCATTCTCCACAGAAATCTCACCAGTGTGGCTACTGTGAAAAGACCTTTCATAGGAAAGACCACCTAAAGAATCACCTTCAGACTCATGACCCTAACAAGATGGCCTTCAAGTGTGAAGAGTGTGGCAAGAAGTACAACACCAAGCTAGGCTATAAGAGACACTTGGCTCTTCATGCTGCCACCAGCGGGGACCTAACCTGTAGGGTGTGTGCCCAAGAGTTTGGAGGTACCGAGGTTCTGTTGGAACACCTCAAAAGTCATGCAGGGAAACCAACTGGCaacatgaaggaaaagaaacataagTGTGACCACTGCGAGCGTCACTTCTATACCCGTAAAGACGTGCGACGTCACATGGTGGTACACACCGGCTGCAAAGACTTCCTGTGCCAGTTCTGTGCCCAAAGGTTTGGGCGGAAGGACCACTTGACACGCCATACTAGGAAGACCCATCCACAAGAACTGCTGAAGAGCAGGTTGCAGAATGGTGACTCAGTGGGTCTCCTTGACCAGCTCTTTTCATACAGACTGAAGGAAGATGCCAGCATGCTGTCCCCTCTTCCTGAAAGGGTCCCTGTGCAGAATGGAATTGTGAATAGTTCAGAAACAGAGGATTACAACTGTTCACATGTTCATTCCCAGCCAAGCTTACAAACTGCTCTTCCTCTTGAGTCTTCTCCTCACTTGCAAAGGATGGGCTGTGCAGACAGTCTCCCAGCTGTCCCTCCCACACCATGTTCAGCAGCTGTCCCTACCAACCTGCACCTTCATCAGCCTAACAAATATGACCTTAGTTCTACCTCATTTGCAGCAGGATCCCTCAAGAATCTACCGATAAAAGTGGATGTTAAAGGTTACAATGTGCATCTTCTCGAGGACCTGCCATTACCAGAACCTCAGTCTCTCCACAAAATCAGTATGGAAGAAGCTTCCTCAGGGCCTGTAGGGGATACTAACAAGTACCCAGTGCACAAAGagacagaggcagcagctgaaacTGCAAGCCTGCCTTTCATGGATCTCACTCATGTGATGGGTTTCTGGCAGCTCCCACCAGGTGACAGCCAGAACACTACTGGGGACATCACAATGGCGTTTGGCTCAGAAGAACCATCACACAGGCTGAATGGCCTCGGCCAACAGCAAGGTCTTCAGCTAGCAACTGGTGGGATGGCCATAAACCAGCTGCATCATCTTCCTCGCTCCTTTCCATCCACTACAAATTCTGTAACATTGCCTCACTTTCACCATGCCTTCAAGTAA